In Zingiber officinale cultivar Zhangliang chromosome 3B, Zo_v1.1, whole genome shotgun sequence, a single window of DNA contains:
- the LOC122056030 gene encoding probable serine acetyltransferase 1: protein MPGRQVNHHDAALMVPTHHPAESESELEESWLWAKIKAEAHRDAESEPALASFLYATVLSHPSLARSLAFHLANKLCSSTLLSNLLYDLFLHSLSSSPSLISAVVADLLAAHQRDPACASYSHCLLNYKGFLAVQAHRVSHLLWTQSRRPLALALQSRIADVFAVDIHPAARIGKGILLDHATGVVVGETAVIGNNVSILHHVTLGGTGKVVGDRHPKIGDGVLIGAGATILGNIRIGEGAKIGAGSVVLIDVPPRTTAVGNPARLVGGKGKPSRHEDLPSESMDHTSFIQEWSDYII from the coding sequence ATGCCGGGGAGGCAGGTGAACCACCACGACGCCGCGCTGATGGTACCGACGCACCATCCGGCGGAGTCGGAATCGGAGTTGGAGGAGTCATGGCTGTGGGCGAAGATTAAGGCGGAGGCGCACCGCGACGCGGAATCGGAGCCGGCCCTAGCGAGCTTCCTGTACGCCACCGTCCTCTCCCACCCCTCCCTCGCCCGGTCCCTCGCCTTCCATCTCGCCAATAAGCTCTGCTCCTCCACTCTTCTCTCCAACCTGCTCtacgatctcttcctccactCCTTATCCTCCTCCCCCTCCCTTATCTCCGCCGTCGTCGCCGACCTTCTCGCCGCCCACCAACGTGACCCCGCCTGCGCCTCCTACTCCCACTGCCTCCTCAACTACAAGGGCTTCCTCGCCGTCCAGGCCCACCGCGTCTCCCACCTCCTCTGGACCCAGAGCCGCCGCCCTCTCGCCCTTGCACTACAGTCCCGGATCGCCGACGTCTTCGCAGTCGACATCCACCCCGCCGCCCGGATCGGTAAAGGCATCCTCCTGGACCACGCCACTGGCGTCGTGGTCGGCGAGACCGCCGTCATCGGCAACAACGTCTCCATCCTCCACCACGTCACGCTCGGCGGCACCGGCAAGGTCGTCGGGGACCGGCACCCCAAGATCGGCGACGGCGTTCTTATCGGCGCTGGCGCCACAATACTCGGGAACATCCGCATCGGCGAGGGGGCCAAAATCGGGGCCGGATCCGTGGTTCTCATCGATGTGCCGCCGAGGACCACCGCCGTGGGAAACCCTGCACGGCTCGTCGGCGGGAAGGGCAAGCCCTCAAGGCACGAAGACCTACCCAGTGAATCAATGGATCACACTTCTTTCATCCAGGAGTGGTCGGACTACATTATCTGA